In Marivivens aquimaris, one genomic interval encodes:
- a CDS encoding phage late control D family protein → MVKRSVAQITVGETVLTMESKRLMRIRVNLPAEGEAANATITVDSTGLAMPSRGDEVTIDLGWDGQGLARVFKGRIDDVTDNLSRSAGQTFEITARGTDTLGEVKTTRRRHWDNATVGAIAADLASMSGLTSNVAPDLAGVSVPYFAAIDESVFQAGTRLASQVGGHFRIEGDEMLIASKTANYAAVAAATYGKNLIEYSISTIRARNRFGVIVGQYFDRGSSSIKTVEVETELNSTARYTIQPPAASKEDAQMRAEAMAATCARDSSSGTVTIDGGVVICDGRIVVSGTKSDGEYRVVGVTHEWSRSGWTTNVSIGLASQDGGGESADN, encoded by the coding sequence ATGGTGAAGCGGTCAGTCGCACAGATCACCGTTGGCGAAACCGTCCTCACGATGGAAAGCAAAAGGCTGATGCGTATCCGCGTCAACCTGCCAGCCGAGGGGGAGGCGGCGAACGCCACCATCACCGTGGACTCCACTGGTCTGGCGATGCCGTCTCGCGGCGATGAAGTCACCATCGACCTCGGCTGGGATGGGCAGGGGCTTGCGCGTGTGTTCAAGGGCCGCATCGACGATGTGACCGACAACCTGTCGCGCAGCGCGGGCCAGACCTTCGAAATCACCGCCCGCGGCACCGACACGCTGGGGGAGGTCAAGACGACCCGTCGCCGGCACTGGGACAACGCCACGGTCGGCGCGATCGCCGCCGACCTCGCGTCCATGTCAGGGCTGACCTCGAACGTCGCTCCGGACCTCGCGGGTGTCTCGGTGCCGTACTTCGCCGCCATTGACGAGAGCGTATTCCAAGCCGGAACGCGCCTCGCGTCTCAGGTCGGAGGGCATTTCCGCATTGAGGGCGACGAAATGCTGATCGCCTCGAAAACGGCGAACTACGCCGCCGTGGCTGCGGCCACCTACGGCAAAAACCTGATCGAATATTCCATCAGCACCATCCGTGCTCGGAACCGCTTCGGCGTGATCGTTGGTCAGTATTTCGACAGGGGCTCGTCCTCCATCAAAACGGTGGAGGTCGAGACCGAACTGAATAGCACCGCGCGCTACACCATCCAGCCTCCGGCCGCCTCGAAAGAGGACGCCCAAATGAGGGCCGAGGCCATGGCTGCGACGTGCGCGCGGGACAGCTCGTCGGGGACAGTGACCATCGACGGGGGAGTGGTCATCTGTGATGGCCGTATTGTTGTCTCCGGCACCAAGTCGGACGGCGAGTATCGAGTAGTGGGAGTTACACATGAATGGTCAAGATCAGGCTGGACGACCAATGTGTCGATCGGTCTCGCGTCGCAGGACGGTGGAGGGGAAAGTGCCGACAATTGA
- a CDS encoding tail protein X codes for MTDKTETITVRTDQTTVSMLVWRRYRRPMPGLVERILALNIGLASSPFIPVGTEVVMPIEEATQQNSVKLVTLW; via the coding sequence ATGACGGACAAAACTGAAACCATCACAGTGAGGACCGACCAGACCACCGTTTCGATGCTGGTCTGGCGTCGATACCGTCGCCCGATGCCAGGTCTGGTGGAGCGCATCCTCGCTCTGAATATCGGGCTGGCATCCTCGCCCTTCATCCCAGTCGGGACCGAGGTCGTGATGCCCATCGAGGAGGCGACGCAGCAGAATAGCGTCAAACTGGTGACGCTATGGTGA
- a CDS encoding tyrosine-type recombinase/integrase gives MERTRADGSVSYTAQVTRKKGGRIVFRKSQTFNSKAMAKRWIKKLEKETATDEGLSAARSKSGGRTIGEAIDLYTEFMTGQMGDTKAQVLRTLRTLPVADMPAGDFNSQQVVSLARSLRNGDGVKLDRNYKHGEMRSPQTVQNYLSHLGAVIRVSRSAWGFEFDRNQFQDGMEAAKSLKLVGKSGTRERRITVEEMDLFMNHFHASERAYPQSAPMSKLAAFGLFSARRIDEICRIRWSDLDGDRVLVRDMKHPGQKLGNDVWCELLPEAQRIIAAMPRDDERIFPFNTESMSARFTRAKKALGLGDDEELVFHSLRHECASRLAEMGRTVPQIAMVTGHKSWQSLQRYSHLRAIGDKWADWPWLDVIAPQ, from the coding sequence ATGGCAAAGCGGTGGATAAAGAAGCTCGAAAAGGAAACGGCGACCGACGAGGGGCTGAGCGCGGCGCGGTCCAAGTCTGGGGGTCGCACCATTGGAGAGGCGATCGACCTCTACACCGAGTTCATGACCGGCCAGATGGGTGACACCAAGGCGCAGGTGTTGCGGACGCTTCGCACCCTACCCGTGGCCGACATGCCCGCGGGCGACTTCAACAGTCAGCAGGTCGTGTCTTTGGCTCGATCCCTGCGGAACGGAGACGGCGTGAAGCTGGACCGGAACTACAAGCACGGCGAAATGAGATCACCACAGACGGTCCAGAATTACCTGAGCCACCTCGGGGCCGTGATCCGCGTGTCGCGATCCGCGTGGGGTTTCGAGTTCGACCGCAACCAGTTTCAGGATGGAATGGAGGCCGCGAAGTCGCTGAAACTGGTCGGCAAGAGCGGCACCCGTGAGCGCCGGATCACGGTCGAGGAAATGGATCTGTTCATGAACCATTTCCACGCCAGCGAGAGAGCCTATCCCCAGTCGGCGCCAATGTCGAAGCTGGCCGCGTTCGGGCTATTCAGCGCGCGGCGCATCGACGAGATTTGCCGCATCAGGTGGTCCGACCTTGATGGTGATCGGGTTTTGGTCCGAGACATGAAACATCCCGGCCAGAAGCTCGGCAACGACGTGTGGTGTGAGCTGCTACCCGAGGCGCAGCGCATCATCGCCGCTATGCCGCGTGACGACGAGCGCATATTCCCTTTCAACACGGAGAGCATGTCGGCGCGGTTCACCCGCGCGAAGAAGGCGCTGGGCCTTGGGGATGACGAAGAGCTGGTTTTCCACTCCCTACGACACGAGTGCGCCTCACGTCTGGCCGAGATGGGGAGAACGGTGCCGCAGATCGCCATGGTGACGGGTCACAAGTCGTGGCAATCGCTCCAGCGATATAGCCACCTCCGCGCCATCGGGGACAAATGGGCGGACTGGCCCTGGCTGGATGTGATCGCGCCTCAGTAA
- a CDS encoding peptidoglycan recognition protein family protein: MATEMKRIIAHWTGGANRASSLDREHYHKIVEIDGTVVTGNETIADNIVTSDGDYAAHTLHLNTGSIGVAVCGMAGAVESPLSCGDHPITETQFDAFCETIARLCLDYDIEVTPQTVLTHAEVETNLGVKQRGKWDITVLPWRSDLRGARVCGDYMREKVKQTLGARPQRQADPRPILRTGDQGIAVAELQHDLEQLRYFVGRVDGIFGPRTRDMVLAFQADHGLPTTGVADHATRQALDHAAPRPERDVSQEEIDQKSGTCQDARVTEAVGGVVGVGGPAVIATQIDDVSASIDTASNTMTGLSGALSRASELVTANWPALLLIGGCVAVWFILRANARQTRARRLRDAREGRNLAR, from the coding sequence ATGGCAACGGAAATGAAGCGCATCATTGCGCACTGGACGGGCGGCGCTAATCGCGCTTCCTCGCTCGACCGAGAGCACTACCACAAGATCGTCGAAATCGACGGAACGGTGGTCACTGGAAACGAGACCATTGCCGACAACATTGTCACGTCCGATGGCGATTACGCGGCTCACACGCTGCACCTGAACACCGGCAGCATTGGTGTTGCGGTCTGCGGCATGGCTGGCGCTGTGGAAAGCCCGCTGTCCTGTGGCGACCACCCCATCACCGAGACGCAGTTCGATGCCTTCTGCGAAACGATTGCGCGCCTCTGTCTGGACTACGACATTGAGGTCACGCCCCAGACGGTCCTGACCCATGCCGAGGTCGAGACCAATCTCGGCGTGAAGCAGCGGGGGAAGTGGGACATTACCGTGCTGCCGTGGCGCTCCGATCTGCGCGGTGCACGGGTCTGCGGCGACTACATGCGCGAGAAGGTCAAGCAGACGCTCGGCGCACGTCCGCAGCGTCAGGCTGACCCGCGTCCGATCCTCCGCACCGGCGATCAGGGCATTGCAGTTGCAGAGCTTCAGCACGACCTCGAACAGCTCCGCTACTTCGTCGGCCGCGTCGACGGGATCTTCGGCCCGCGTACCCGCGACATGGTGCTGGCTTTCCAAGCCGATCACGGCCTGCCCACCACGGGTGTGGCCGACCATGCTACGCGGCAGGCGCTCGATCACGCTGCTCCTCGCCCCGAGCGGGACGTGTCGCAGGAGGAAATCGACCAGAAGTCCGGCACCTGTCAGGACGCCCGCGTTACCGAGGCGGTCGGCGGTGTCGTCGGTGTCGGAGGCCCCGCTGTAATCGCCACACAGATCGACGACGTAAGCGCATCCATCGACACCGCATCCAACACCATGACGGGCCTGAGCGGGGCGCTCTCGCGCGCCTCCGAGCTGGTGACTGCGAACTGGCCCGCGCTGCTCCTGATCGGCGGCTGTGTCGCGGTCTGGTTCATCCTCCGCGCCAATGCTCGTCAGACCCGCGCCCGTCGCCTTCGCGATGCGCGTGAAGGCCGGAACCTGGCACGATGA
- a CDS encoding phage tail protein, producing the protein MLMTIGLLQFKVQPLALAEFSRTFGADYASKPVVGAAPVLEYVGPAATTFSLSAKLYPHNFGDGASIAILQQIVASGNPQYMIRGDGALFGWVVIDNVTEGHSQLAENGVGHIVDVDLSLIKSGPPDGGLYYSVMSQLFG; encoded by the coding sequence ATGCTGATGACAATCGGACTGCTGCAATTCAAGGTCCAGCCTCTGGCTTTGGCCGAGTTCAGCAGAACCTTCGGCGCTGACTACGCCAGCAAGCCCGTGGTCGGCGCAGCGCCCGTGCTGGAATATGTCGGGCCTGCGGCGACCACCTTTTCCCTGAGTGCGAAACTCTATCCCCACAATTTCGGGGATGGGGCCAGCATCGCGATCCTCCAGCAGATCGTGGCGAGCGGGAACCCGCAATACATGATCCGAGGCGACGGCGCGCTCTTCGGTTGGGTTGTCATCGACAACGTGACCGAGGGGCATAGCCAGCTCGCGGAGAACGGCGTGGGCCACATCGTTGATGTGGATCTGAGCCTGATCAAATCAGGACCGCCTGACGGGGGTCTCTACTACAGCGTTATGAGCCAGCTATTCGGATGA
- a CDS encoding class I SAM-dependent methyltransferase, which yields MNQHSVPAPQKMPSEIVAEYDAKLLALSEEFDTYNAAAKRMNEAVQVSGQSGSWTAASLLSQYEARQANAALLLSAWRYTMSYLKIWDRCTAKDKDKFDRMLENPPEFTKEKIVELFGDFLINERAQMLRGVAEAFTDLDPAYKSHSKVAIGVKGLPKRMVISGACTAYVEDRWRAGQFWNVIDAMARLNDQPKLEYKEKAALLALAKSDEEAVIFGCTCRGFKNGNMHILFDRTAQRQINEALAEYYGQVLPDAPAPEGMKPEGSREVSTDLQFYWTPQEAAMKAVSRLDLPHQGTVRLLEPSCGEGHLIDALHSFLAMQKETRMRSCEVIVDGIEYFEARAMVCRQKGYAVQVANFLKVHPDPIYDFVLMNPPFYGQHYLKHLAHARKFLKPSGRLVSVLPATAHYDHGKLPDGRWDDLPVGSFSASGTNVPTGLFTCGAYR from the coding sequence ATGAACCAACATAGCGTCCCTGCGCCCCAGAAAATGCCCTCAGAGATTGTCGCGGAGTACGACGCCAAGTTGCTGGCGTTATCCGAGGAGTTCGACACCTACAACGCAGCCGCCAAGCGGATGAACGAGGCGGTGCAGGTCAGCGGACAGTCAGGGAGTTGGACGGCAGCAAGCCTCCTCTCGCAATACGAGGCGCGCCAAGCCAATGCCGCCCTGCTGCTTTCGGCTTGGCGGTACACCATGTCGTATCTGAAAATCTGGGACCGCTGCACCGCCAAGGACAAAGACAAGTTCGACCGGATGCTCGAAAACCCGCCCGAGTTCACGAAGGAAAAGATCGTCGAGCTGTTCGGTGACTTCCTCATCAACGAGCGGGCTCAGATGCTGCGCGGTGTAGCCGAGGCATTCACCGACCTCGATCCGGCCTACAAGTCTCACAGCAAGGTGGCGATCGGGGTGAAGGGATTGCCGAAACGGATGGTGATTTCCGGCGCGTGCACTGCCTATGTCGAGGACCGTTGGCGCGCGGGTCAGTTCTGGAACGTTATCGACGCGATGGCGCGCCTGAACGATCAGCCAAAGCTGGAGTACAAGGAAAAGGCCGCGCTGTTGGCGCTTGCAAAATCAGACGAGGAAGCGGTGATATTCGGCTGCACATGTCGCGGATTCAAAAACGGGAATATGCACATCCTCTTCGACCGCACCGCCCAGCGTCAGATCAATGAGGCGCTGGCCGAGTATTACGGCCAAGTGCTGCCGGACGCCCCTGCACCGGAGGGGATGAAACCAGAAGGCTCGCGCGAAGTCTCCACGGACCTGCAATTCTACTGGACACCTCAGGAGGCCGCCATGAAAGCCGTGTCTCGTCTAGACCTGCCACACCAAGGAACGGTGCGCCTACTCGAACCGAGCTGCGGCGAGGGCCACCTGATCGACGCGCTGCACAGCTTTCTCGCGATGCAGAAGGAAACCCGGATGCGGTCCTGCGAGGTGATCGTCGACGGCATCGAGTATTTCGAGGCGCGGGCGATGGTGTGCCGCCAGAAGGGCTATGCGGTTCAGGTCGCCAATTTCCTGAAGGTTCACCCCGACCCGATCTACGACTTCGTGCTGATGAATCCCCCGTTCTATGGTCAGCACTACCTCAAACACTTGGCCCACGCCCGAAAGTTCCTCAAACCATCCGGCAGGCTGGTTTCGGTGCTGCCAGCCACGGCGCACTACGACCACGGCAAATTGCCGGACGGAAGATGGGATGACCTCCCCGTGGGTTCGTTCTCTGCCTCGGGCACAAATGTTCCTACCGGACTGTTCACATGCGGCGCGTATCGCTGA